A single window of Cellulomonas sp. WB94 DNA harbors:
- a CDS encoding MBL fold metallo-hydrolase codes for MTTTIVAIDTPSLGDRSYLIHDGQVAFVVDPQRDIDRMLAAADCAGVRITHVFETHIHNDYVTGGFALAQRTGAQYFVNADDLVSFDRTPISGGDVVDVSPEMRVRVVATPGHTFTHLSYALEGDEPAVFSGGSLLFGSTGRPDLLGPEHTHALAHHQFASARSLARELPDATVVMPTHGFGSFCSATATTSGATGSTIGTERLSNPALTRSEEEYVAEIIAGLDAFPAYYAHMGPANSHGPSGPDLSPPLQADKAELSRRLHAGEWLVDLRSRSAFALGHVPGTVNFGLDGQFATYLGWLIPWGTPVTLLGESPEQVAEAQRELVRIGIDSPSAAATGGPDDWTDGPLGRFERATFADLAQVLHHRRVTVLDVRRVGEWRESHVDGAVHVPLHFLLERLGDVPSGEVWIHCAAGYRASIAASFLVANGHQQVVAVDDSFGDHAADAGLALVSERSGTD; via the coding sequence ATGACCACGACGATCGTCGCCATCGACACCCCGTCGCTCGGCGACCGCAGCTACCTCATCCATGACGGGCAGGTCGCGTTCGTGGTCGACCCCCAGCGCGACATCGACCGCATGCTCGCTGCGGCAGACTGCGCCGGAGTGCGCATCACGCATGTCTTCGAGACCCACATCCACAACGACTACGTGACCGGAGGCTTCGCCCTGGCCCAGCGGACCGGCGCGCAGTACTTCGTCAACGCCGACGACCTGGTCTCCTTCGATCGGACGCCGATCAGCGGCGGCGACGTCGTCGACGTCAGCCCCGAGATGAGGGTGCGGGTGGTGGCCACCCCGGGGCACACGTTCACCCACCTGTCCTACGCGCTCGAGGGCGATGAGCCCGCCGTCTTCTCCGGTGGGTCGTTGCTGTTCGGCTCCACAGGGCGGCCTGACCTCCTCGGACCCGAGCACACCCACGCGCTCGCCCACCACCAGTTCGCCTCGGCTCGCTCGCTCGCTCGCGAGCTGCCTGACGCCACGGTCGTCATGCCCACGCACGGGTTCGGCAGCTTCTGCTCCGCGACCGCCACGACGTCAGGCGCAACCGGGTCGACGATCGGGACGGAACGGCTCAGCAACCCCGCCCTGACCAGGAGCGAGGAGGAGTACGTCGCGGAGATCATCGCCGGGCTCGACGCCTTCCCGGCGTACTACGCCCACATGGGTCCAGCAAACTCGCACGGGCCGTCCGGCCCGGACCTCAGCCCGCCCCTGCAGGCCGACAAGGCGGAGCTGTCCCGTCGCCTGCACGCCGGGGAGTGGCTGGTCGACCTGCGCAGCCGCTCGGCGTTCGCGCTGGGTCACGTCCCCGGCACGGTCAACTTCGGGCTCGACGGGCAGTTCGCGACCTACCTCGGATGGCTCATCCCGTGGGGGACCCCGGTCACTCTGCTGGGAGAGAGCCCGGAGCAGGTCGCCGAGGCGCAGCGGGAGCTCGTCCGGATCGGCATCGACTCTCCGTCGGCAGCGGCCACCGGGGGACCAGACGACTGGACCGACGGGCCCCTCGGCCGCTTCGAGCGTGCCACGTTCGCCGACCTGGCCCAGGTTCTCCACCACCGCCGCGTGACCGTCCTCGATGTCAGGCGAGTGGGCGAGTGGCGCGAGTCGCACGTCGACGGCGCTGTGCACGTCCCGCTGCACTTCCTGCTCGAACGTCTGGGTGACGTGCCGAGCGGTGAGGTGTGGATCCACTGCGCCGCCGGTTACCGCGCGTCGATCGCGGCGTCCTTCCTGGTGGCCAACGGCCATCAGCAGGTGGTGGCGGTCGACGACTCGTTCGGTGACCACGCGGCCGACGCCGGACTCGCCCTGGTCTCGGAGCGCAGCGGGACGGACTGA
- a CDS encoding DsrE family protein, whose protein sequence is MTAGVVLHLTEPAEGTHRAVLRNALNLIPEVEPGTPIEVVAHGEAIALARAGQVTADALAEALDAGIILVVCRNSLRSQGLTDGDLVDGTVVVPSGVGHLVARQNQGWAYLRP, encoded by the coding sequence ATGACCGCCGGGGTCGTCCTGCACCTGACCGAACCCGCCGAGGGCACGCACCGCGCTGTCCTCCGCAACGCGCTGAACCTGATCCCCGAGGTCGAGCCCGGCACTCCGATCGAGGTCGTCGCGCACGGGGAGGCGATCGCTCTGGCGCGAGCGGGCCAGGTCACGGCTGACGCCCTCGCGGAGGCGCTGGATGCAGGGATCATCCTCGTCGTGTGCCGCAACTCGTTGCGCTCGCAGGGCCTGACGGACGGCGACCTCGTCGACGGCACCGTCGTCGTGCCGTCCGGGGTCGGGCACCTCGTCGCGCGGCAGAACCAGGGCTGGGCCTACCTGCGACCCTGA